The proteins below come from a single Bombyx mori chromosome 7, ASM3026992v2 genomic window:
- the LOC119628746 gene encoding serine/arginine repetitive matrix protein 1-like produces the protein MRSLIAGSMRSALASESVAMNPTKPSAGKKRGRRKIPVAASDDGGASSSSTEVPEKTMAVEEVAPVILGPAASKDTMPAPQWAPVRRRGAVSPATSVESMSTSAASLASGDEAFRDLDHALVNLAKLLSTVAAKGAEPGSSYRKRLREGAAMVRTKLIPTMSKLVAQLDSRESRILGDSPALREGTPLSPMPAPARSEPPVRKMDTSAPSRAGMSVAALMPAPTSVAPVPRVPTPALPRPPRRVELRPAPPSRISAAPASIQAGRLRTEDIRSPLARMVDEWPALPRPRSSEPPLSPPRAAGSQRPYNMAAEMGGVDHSLPSRQEMMACISRAVAVEVGKHLAGLEEMLRSSIGSRDCVPVPTAATAPRDQATQPTSTSTPSARVARRGSRNQHNRGAGAQNPAPRFQPQPRVLPPPPSSMDEGWTEVVKRGTKRLRQTAALAAPQGGRAPTAVTRNTALAAVVAPREGRAPAASKTNNKKKKPRAAGSAAVVVTLLPAAIEKGLTYNEVMARARAAVSLEEIGAEEGLRFRHTANGAKLLECPGVKLKEKAPGMTHFFVQNLE, from the coding sequence atGCGCTCCCtgatcgccggctcgatgcgctctgcgctcgccagcgaATCGGTTGCGATgaaccccaccaaaccatcggcGGGGAAAAAGAGAGGCCGAAGGAAGATCCCCGTAGCAGCTTCCGACGACGGCGGTGCGTCATCCTCCAGCACcgaggtgccggaaaagaccATGGCCGTCGAGGAGGTGGCTCCGGTGATTTTGGGGCCTGCCGCGTCGAAAGACACGATGCCCGCACCCCAGTGGGCACCAGTGAGGAGGAGGGGCGCAGTGTCACCGGCGACGTCGGTGGAgtcgatgtcgacgtcggccgcgtccctggctagcggggacgagGCATTCCGCGACCTCGACCATGCCCTGGTCAATCTGGCTAAGTTGCTGTCGACCgtggctgccaagggcgccgagccaggcagcagctACCGGAAGAGGCTCCGGGAGGGAGCCGCTATGGTTAGGACGAAGCTGATCCCTACCATGTCCAAACTCGTAGCGCAGCTTGACTCCAGGGAGAGTCGCATTCTGGGGGACTCCCCAGCCTTGCGAGAGGGGACTCCCTTGTCGCCGATGCCTGCGCCGGCACGCTCTGAGCCACCCGTGAGGAAGATGGACACCAGCGCGCCTTCGCGGGCTGGGATGAGTGTGGCGGCGCTCATGCCAGCGCCCACTTCTGTGGCCCCTGTTCCGCGCGTGCCTACTCCCGCGCTCCCTCGCCCCCCTCGGAGGGTTGAGTTAAGGCCTGCGCCGCCTTCCCGGATATCGGCCGCCCCTGCATCCATACAGGCAGGAAGGTTAAGGACTGAGGACATCCGCTCGCCGCTGGCGAGAATGGTAGACGAGTGGCCGGCGCTGCCACGGCCCAGGTCTTCGGAGCCGCCTCTTTCGCCCCCACGTGCTGCAGGGTCGCAGAGGCCTTATAACATGGCTGCTGAAATGGGGGGAGTGGATCACTCCCTCCCAAGCAGACAGGAAATGATGGCCTGCAtctcgcgggcggtggcggttgaGGTCGGCAAACACTTGGCTGGCCTTGAGGAGATGCTCCGCTCGTCGATTGGTTCCAGAGATTGCGTCCCTGTACCAACAGCCGCGACCGCCCCGCGGGACCAGGCCACCCAGCCGACCTCCACTTCTACCCCATCCGCGAGGGTGGCACGACGTGGAAGCCGGAATCAGCATAACAGAGGTGCGGGCGCCCAGAATCCCGCCCCGCGATTCCAACCTCAGCCCCGTGTCCTTCCTCCCCCCCCgtcaagcatggacgagggctggacggaagtggtgaagcggggcaCCAAAAGATTGCGACAGACAGCAGCTCTGGCAGCTCCCCAAGGGGGTCGAGCGCCGACTGCTGTTACCCGAAACACAGCGCTGGCGGCCGTGGTTGCTCCCCGCGAGGGTCGAGCACCGGCCGCTAGCAAGACCAATAACAAGAAGAAGAAGCCGCGCGCAGCGGGGTCGGCTGCCGTTGTAGTGAcgttgctgccggccgccatcGAAAAGGGCCTCACGTATAATGAGGttatggcccgggcgcgcgcggccgtaAGCTTGGAAGAAATCGGGGcagaggagggcctccgcttcCGGCACACAGCCAATGGGGCGAAGCTattggagtgtcccg